The genomic interval GCTCTTTGACAAACAGACCTTTTCCGCCGATTTTGGCTAGCGGGGTATCTAGGATTTTGTCGCCTTTGGTGACCATAGGTACTAGATTGACGGTCAGGCTTGGGTACAGCGCTTGCAAACGCGCTTGGATATGTTCGGCTTGCCACAATGCAAGCGGGCTTTGGCGAGTGGCGATATTTAAAGTGGTTAACGTAGTCATAGCAGTATCTTTTTTAGCAAGCAATAAAAATGCCTAACTCTCTAAGCTAGGCATTTGTCAGATGGGTATCTGTCATTAATTCAGCGAGTTAGCCATCAGTATAGCAAAATGTCAGGATAATTTCTCTGACTGCTCGCTAAAGCATACGGAAACATGCGAAAGACGACACTACATACACTACATTGATTGGATTTTATCGCGTAGTAATGGCAAATGACGGCGACTAACGGCAAGCTGGTCGGGCAAACCTTTGAAACGCACTTGGTACTGACCTTGGTCAATCGCTTCAAGCATTTCTAGGTAGTTAACATTGATTAACGCATTGCGATGGATACGAAAGAACGCATCCCCAAATTCTTGTTCAAGCTCTTTGAGGGTTTCATCAATTAAAACCGTGCCGCCTTTATGACGGATTTGCACGTATTTTTGGTCCGCTGTAAAGTAATAGATATCTTGTAGCGCAATCAGCTCCACCCCGCGATGGGTACGCGCCGCAATATGCTGACGATTTGACTGTGCTAACGGGTCTTCTAATCGACTGATTTCATTGAGCTGTGCATTACTAAGCAATGACGCTCTCGATAGTACCTGTAACAACTCTTCTTTGTTAGCAGGCTTTAGCAAATAGCCAATCGCGTGTGCTTTGAATGCGGCAATCGCATAATGGTCGTACGCGGTCACAAAAATAATGGCTGGTGGATTTTTAAGTTCATTGAGCTCTTTGGCGCAGCGGATACCATCCATTTCTGGCATACGAATGTCTAACAAAATTACATCGGGTGCGGTTTCTTTGACTTTTGCAATGGCCTCAATACCTGTGGCTGCCTGTGCAACAACCTCATGTCCTTCTTCTCTTACGATGCGTGTTAGCCTCTCTCGGGCCAATGGCTCATCGTCACAGATCACAACTCTCATTGTTTACTCCTTTGCTCCTTTGAGGTCAAAAACACCTGTATTTGACCCTACAAGTCTTACTTTCTTCACAATCTAATGCCAAATCCAACACAACCGCTTAGTGAGCAATCAAACACTCATAAAATACCGCTTAACTGATTAGATAAACTAATAAACGCATTGTTTTAAGTAGACGCAAATTAATATACCATAGTTTGTTAGATAAAATGTGAAATGCCGCGTCAGATTGGTGACTTTTTTATGCCAATTCCGACTAACAAAATGACTGGGCTAAAAAGCCGCGACATCTTTGAGGGGATAACGAATTTGAGTCACTAACAAATGTCCAGATAATTCAAAGTGAATGCTGGCTTCATGACCAAAGTACTGACGTAAAATTGCCAGTTGACTGTTAAACTGCAGTTTTTGGTGAATATCTTGACAAATCAGCTGATACGTCGTGGTCGGCAGCTCAATTTCGACATCAATTTTGGCAACATCGTTTTGCCAATCGATACTAATATTAATGTCAATCGGGTCGGTGCTGTTTTCAACAATCAGTACAATCAGTTTTTCAATCACCATTTGCAGCGACAGCGAGGTAATCACCATATCATAGAGCAAATCTTCATCGGGCAACTGCCAAGTTACTTTCAGCTTTTTATCAAAACGGTATTTTTCGATGCTCAAATAGCTTTCGCATAGCTCCATCTCATCAAGGAGTGCAATCTCACGCGTTTCATCAAAGCTCACCCGATACAAATTTGAGATATGACGAATCATTCTCTCGGCTTCATACGGATCGGTTTCTATCAAGTACTGCATAGTATTGAGTAAATTAAAGAAAAAATGCGGGGTGATACGCGCCTTTAACTGCTCGTTTTGTTCGATGAGTTTTTGTTGGGTACGCAGTTCAGCGCGGCGAATATTTTGATACTGTATCTCAAAATAAGTGAGCAGCACCGCTATCATCAAAAAAGTAAACAAAGTATTCGCAATGGTTTCTAATATCAGCGCATTTAAACTGACTTCATAGCCGAGCGTAAAGAATAACAGCAACCGACCTAGCAAGCTAAGTAACGGCACGATAATAAACGAAGTCGATAGCAGATAGTAGGTGATTTGTTTTGAACGCCAATTAAATTCTCTGAATTTTTTGGCAGAATTCGCCACAAAAACCATTTCACCCGTCACAATTAAGCTAGTCATCACCACCGTTTCAATACTATGGCGGATAATCAAACTGATATCATGGGTAAAAGTTAAATAGGTTAAAATCGAAACCAGTGAAAAAAACGCGATATAGCTTGCCCACAGTTTAATGGTCTGTTTTTCGCTTAGATTGGGCAGGAAAAAAGTGCTCGTGAGCGGCTCTTTAATCCGCTTGAGTGAAATTTGTGAGGTATCCTCAGTTTTTGCTATACTAGCCCTAGATTTTGCAGAGGGAATTAACAGCTCTAGCAATCTCATTGTCTTTATTCCTTTCACACTTACACAAAAAATGGACGTATTATGAGCAATCAAATTTCCGCTGATTCTAGCACATCTAGTATGTGGGGTGGACGTTTTAGCGAAGCCACTGACAGTTTTGTCGCTGAATTTACCGCGTCTGTCGGATTTGACCAACGTTTTGCCAATCAAGACATCGCAGGCTCGATTGCTCATGCCACCATGCTTGCCAAAGCAGGGATTATTACCGAGGCGGACAAAGACCAAATCGTTGGCGGTTTAACCCAAATCAAACAAGAAATTGCCGATGGCAAATTTGTATGGTCGGTGGCGCTTGAAGACGTGCATATGAATGTGGAGTCTCGTCTGACCGCTATGATTGGCGATGTCGGCAAAAAACTACATACAGGGCGTAGCCGTAATGACCAAGTTGCAACCGATATTCGTTTATATCTGCGTGACCAAACCGATATTATTTTAGGATTACTAAAACGTCTACAAACGGGCCTACTTGATTTGGCAAGCCAGCATACCGACACTATCATGCCAGGCTTTACCCATCTACAGACCGCGCAGCCTGTCAGTTTTGGTCATCATGTGATGGCATGGTTTGAGATGCTAATGCGTGATAGCGAGCGCTTGATTGATGGTCGAAAACGTATCAACCAAATGCCATTAGGCGCCGCAGCGCTGGCAGGTACGACTTATCCGATTGAGCGGGAATTTACCGCACAGCTATTAGGCTTTGAAGGGATTTGTCAAAACTCATTAGATGCCGTATCCGACCGTGATTTTGCCATTGAATTTGCCAGTAGCGCAAGCCTGTTAATGATGCACTTGTCGCGTATGAGTGAAGAAATCATCTTGTGGATGTCAGCGCAATTTGGGTTTGTGGTCGTCCCCGATCGTTTTTGCACGGGTTCATCGATTATGCCACAAAAGAAGAACCCCGATGTGCCCGAGCTGGTACGGGGTAAAGCGGCACGCGTGTTTGGCGATATGATTACCCTATTGACCTTGATGAAAAACCAACCGCTGGCTTACAACAAAGACAACCAAGAAGATAAAGAGCCGCTATTTGATGTGGTAGATACTGTGACAGGGTCCCTACTTGCCTTTGCTGATATGCTACCAAACTTGATTCCAAACAAAGAAAATATGCGTGCTGCGACCATGAAAGGGTATGCGACCGCCACCGATTTGGCGGATTATCTAGTGCGTAAAGGCTTAGCCTTCCGCGACGCGCATGAAGTAGTGGGTAAAGCAGTAGCGTTAGGTGTGCAAAAAGGCGTAGATTTGAGTGAATTATCGCTCGATGAGCTTCAAGGCTTTAGCGACTTAATTGGTGAGGATGTATTTGAATATCTGACCCTTGAAGGCTCACTCAATGCCCGTAACCACATCGGCGGTACAGCGCCGAATCAAGTCAAAATGGCGATTGAACGTGGGCGTCAGCGTATCGAACAATTAGGTTATTAATATGCCAAAACTATTCTCGTATGGCACATTACAACAAGAAAATGTACAGCTAGCCACCTTTGGGCGTACACTGGTGGGTAGTAAAGACCAACTTATTGGCTACCAGTTGGGTGAAATCGAAATCACCGATGACAATGTGCTCGCCAAAAGTGGTAAACGTTTTCATCCGATACTACTTAAAACCAATAACCCAACCGACAAAGTGGCAGGTGTGATTTTTGACATTACCGATGATGAGCTTGCCCAAGCCGACCGCTACGAAGTCGATGCCTACGCACGAGTAGAAGGTCACTTTGACAGTGGCGCTACCGCTTGGATTTATGCCGATGCAAGCGACTTAGACTAGCAACTTAGACTAGCAACTATTAAAAGGATAAAAAATGGAAACTTATAACCCCGCTGACCACATGGTCATGTGCCGTAAATACAAACAAAAGCTACCCAAAATGGCAAAACCGCCGTTTCCTAACAAGCTTGGCGAAGAACTGCAAAACACCGTGTCTGCCAAAGCGTGGAACGAATGGTTAGAGCACCAAACCATGCTCATCAATGAAAATCACTTAAGCATGATTGACCCAGAAGCCAAAAAATTTATTACCGAGCAGCGCAATAAATTTTTGGATAATGAAGATTACGAACGCCCCAAAGGCTGGACGGCTAAGAAATCATAGAATTTTAATAAATTATTATAATTTACGTTGACAATGTATAAAATCTTCTTTGTCAACGTGAGTTAAATGTGTTTGAAAACTGATAAATGAATCTTCTTTCTTATAGCTCTCCTGTTGTCAAAACTTCAATTCTACCAGTCATCCCCGAAAGTTTGTTATTCAATTCAGTTTTAAACAAATCTAATTCTTTAGGGTCAGTATCATTCTTAAGAACTATTACTAAATGGTATTTAGGATAAATGTTTTCATTTCTTATTCGCAATATTCTTTCATAACAAGCGATAGATCCCATCCATTTACCTTTTACTTCTTCAGTAGTTTCCAGCCATAATTTTTTTTGTGTTCGTTTTAACCCATCATGGTCTAAACTCTTTACAAAATTTCTTACATCAGTAGAAGTATCTCTTAATAATGCTTCACACTCTATACAGTCCTTAATATCATTTTTTAAATCAGTGAGTTCTATTAAATATATATGGGAGGTGTCATTGCTTTTATATCTAATATAATCAACTATTTTTAAACAACCTTTACTCTGAAACTTTAATAATGGAAAAATCCCCTTATCCCCATCTAACAAAAAAGCCTTTCTGTTAGACTTTTCAATATAACCATTTTTATCAGCAGAATGCTCAATATATTCTTCATTTATAACAGAATCAATCATCAAAGAAACCTTGCTTTCTAATATTCATTCTTTGGTAAGGTTTTAACAATTCTGCTCTTGCAGAGTTCAGTTTATCAATTGGGAGTTCACCATCTAATTCTAATAAGCCACCATTGTTTGTAAAATATGTTGTTGAAATAAAAGATTTATCTTCAACTAAATCCTTTTCTTTTAAATTTACTTCTAAAGCTTTTAACATATCTGAACTATGAGTAGCTATAACAACATTTACACCATTATTAGCTAGTTCAACCAAAATTTCTGCAAGCAAAATCTGCCATTCAGGATGTAAGTTTGACTCTGGTTCATCTATAAAAATAAATGAGCCTCTAGTTATAATTTCTTTTTGAAGTAAGGCATGAATCATTCCAAGATTAGTCATACCAAAGGAAATAAGATTTTTTGGAATTTCTCTTGAAGTTATATTATCAATATAAGTCAATGTTCCTTTATCAAATTTAAAACTGCCTTGCAAAATTTCTTCAATTTTTTTTGCTAAGTCTTCAAATTCGTTTTTACCAGTAGTTGTCAAATTTAAATTAAATAATCTATCTAAGTCATAAAAGTATTTTGGAACACCTGTAAGTATGCGGTTTTCATAATTTTCAAATCTTGCAACATCCTGCCTATATATTAATGCTTCTCTAACTTTCCAATAGGCTGGAGATTCAAAAAAGACAATTTCGTTTAAACTTCGTATACTTTCCGAAAAATCTAACTTTAAATCAATATCATTGTTAGAACCTCTATTTATTTGATATTCAAATAATCTGTCTATTGAAATAGTTGCAAAGTCTTCTTTAAATGATATAAGTTCATTTGATGACTTAATTTGGAAGTTGCTGTTTAATTCATTATTTATTCTTGAGATTATAAACTCATAGTAAGAATTTGGACTATTAGTTATTTTTTTCTCAATTGAAACCAGTCTTTGATTAGATGCTTGTAAAAGATGTTCAATTGAAGCAAATTTCGTTTTAGTGCCTTTAATTCGTTTTTCAAAATTTTGGAGTAATCTTTTAAGTCGCTTAGTGTTAGGTTCAAGCTTTTTAATTGTTAAAAGATACGACTCTAAATCCAGAAAATTTAACTCTTCTAGTCTTTGCTGAATCTCATTGGTAGCTTCTCTAAGTAAATCTATTTCTTCAATATCAGTTTTGCTCTTTCGAGATAAATTTTCTGTCAATATTTGTAAAAGCCTATCTATAACAGCAATTTCCTGATTAATACTGTCTCTAAACAAATTTTTATTCAAAGTTGTTAAAATAGAATATAATGATTTAGTAAAAAAACTTTTACCACTACCATTTGCTCCTGTGATAATAGTCAAAGGGGTTATAGGAATTGTAGCATTTCCTACTTTGCCTAAATTCTTTATATGAACCTCAAAATTCATAAGATACCTTATTATAATTATCCAATATAGCTAATCTTTTCTTAACTTGAAATTATGTCACAAAAATGTTAAGACTTAAACTTTTTCGCAAAATAATTTCAAGTTTTTAAAAATTCCTTCTTAACAAAAAAACCCCAAACTAAAAAATTTGGGGTTTTTGCTTTTTTTGGTGTTGGCTAAATCATGATCATCACAATTTAGCCCATTTAGGCAAATAATAAATAACGCAGTTAAAGCCTTAAGCTTGCGCTTCTTCTTTACGCACTGACAGTTTTTCACGGATACGTGCTGATTTACCAGAACGGTCACGTAGGTAGTAAAGTTTGGCACGGCGTACATCACCACGACGTTTTACTTCAATTTTTGCAATTTGTGGTGAATGGGTTTGGAACGCACGCTCAACACCTACACCACTAGAGATTTTACGTACGGTAAACGCAGAGTTTAAGCCGCGATTACGTTTAGCGATAACAACACCTTCAAATGCTTGTAGACGCTCACGGTCGCCTTCACGCACTTTTACTTGTACGACAACAGTGTCACCAGGACCAAAACTTGGTACGTCTTGCTTAAGCTGGCTGTTTTCGATTTGTTGAACCAAAGGATGTTTGTTACTCATGAGATTTTCTCCTCTCACTGGGGACAGAGGCTAAGCTGACTAAAGGTTAGTTGACGTCAGCAAATGCGCATACTCCCCGCTAATTTTATGTGCCTTGATAGCAATCGACACGATTAGGGCATCCGTCAAGTGGATGAATCTGGGTTGCTGTCTTTAGCAGATTGCGCTGCTTCTGTCAGCCATTTTTGTTGCTGTTTGGTTGGCACAAATGCTTGCCACAAATCAGGACGTCTTAGCTGGGTGCGTGTTGCCTGCTGAATAAATCGCCACTTGGCGATGTTGGCATGATGCCCTGACAACAGCACGTCAGGCACTTTGATGCCTTGATATTCAGTCGGTTTGGTATATTGTGGACAATCGAGCAAGCCATCCACGAAGGAGTCTTGCTGCGCCGATAAATCATCGCCCATCACATTGGGCAATCGGCGTATCACACTATCCATCAATACCATCGCAGGCAATTCGCCGCCTGTCAGCACGTAATCACCAATTGAGCACTCGATATCGACATACTGACTCAGTAGTCTCTCATCAATGCCTTCATAACGACCGCATAACAAAATCAAGCCGTCATATTGGCAAAAATCAAGCACCCTGCTTTCGCTCAGTGTCTTGCCTTGTGGCGATAAATACACCACAGGACAGGTTTTACCGCGCGCATTGGCTTGCGTTTTGGCATAGTCGATGGCTTTTTGTAACGGTTCTGCCATCATTACCATACCAGGACCCCCACCAAACGGACGCTCATCGATACGCCGATAATTGTCTGTGGTAAAGTCTCTTGGGTTAATCAGCAAGATTTCCGCTTGCTTGCGAGCCAGCGCCCGCCCAGTGATGCCAAAATCGGTGATACTTGCGAACATATCGGGTAAAATGGTTATCACCGCAAAAAACATACGCTATTCTCACTATAAACTGGCACTTTAATCTACTAAAACATCAGTGTTAGTAATCACTGCCCCAATCGACCATCAGGGTTTGCTTGGCTAAATTTACCTCGCCAATGGTCTGTTTGTGCCAAGGAATCAGTCGTTCTTCACCATCCACACTATCCGCAGTCGGCTCGACTACCATAATGGCATGTGCCCCTGTTTCAAACAGCTCTTTTACACGTCCTAAAATGACATTTTCTGACTGGCTAATCACTGTCAAGCCAATCAAATCTGACCAATAATATTCGTCTTCTGCAAGCTCAGACAGATTGTTTTTTTCTGCCCAAAGGCTCACGCCAAACATAGTTTCTGCGATATTGCGGTCGGGTACTTCGTTAAGTTGTACCACGTAGCCTTTACCTTGTTGTCGCCAGTTTTTTACCGTTAAGGTCTTTTGACCCATGGCAGTATTGATGACCCAAGGCTGCATATCAAATATCGCTTCACGGTCTTCAGTAAAGCTAAATACCCATAGCCAGCCATGAATGCCATAAGGCTTTTTTAGCTCGCCGATTTTAAACAGCGATGCGTTAGCCTCATTGGTATGCAAGTCTGTCGGTTGTTTTGCCATATTAAAGTCCGCTCTACTTAATTTTTATAAAAAATTAAGCAGTTGCTTGTGCTTTGCTAGCTGCTTTAAATAAAGCGGCAACACGGTCAGAAGGTTGTGCACCTTTGTTAATCCATGCTTGGTAAGCGTCAGCGTTGATACGTACTGGCACTTCTTGACCTTGCGCTAGTGGGTTAAAGAACCCGATGTTTTCGATGTAACGACCGTCACGGGCATTGCGTGAGTCGGTTACCACGATTTGATAAAATGGGCGTTTTTTCGCACCACCGCGTTGTAAACGGATAACTACCATAATGTTCTCTCTGTGAATGCAATCAATTGAATCTAGTTCAGTGGTTAGAGCCTAAAAGACCCAAACAATTGAAAAAACGGCATAAATACAGTTTTAGCAAAGTTTAGGTACACCAAAAAGGGCAATAGTTTAGCATATTTTTATCAAAATCAATAGCTTTTTGGGGTAAATTTTACTTTTTATATTTAGCGCAAGTTTAATCACATTGAAGTGATAGCATCACTCACCAGTCGATAAAACCAGTCCATAAAACCAATGCATAAAACCAATGCATAAAAAAGACGCTTATTTGCGCCTTTTTTACGATTTAATAGCCAATTATCGTATTATCGAATCATGGTTTCAATCAGCACATACACCCCTGCCCCGACCAGATAGCCAATCAGTGCAAGCCAAGTGATTTTTTTCATGTACCACATAAACGGGATTTTCTCCATACCCATCGCTGCCACGCCCGCGGCTGAGCCGATAATCAAACAGCTACCGCCTGTCCCCGCACAATAAGCCAAAAACTCCCAAAACATGCCATCTTGACGGAACAGCTCAAGGCGCGCCGCTTCAGATGCCGCCGCTTGCGCGATACTGGCATCGGTGGTCAGTGGATACATATTCATTGCCCCTGCTACCAAAGGCACGTTGTCCACGATTGAGGATAACAAGCCAATCATGACGTTGATGACATACACATTGCCAAAAGTGGCATCCAGCCATTTTGCTACGTCACCGAGTATGCCCGCAGTGGCAAGTGCTGCCACCGCCAATAAAATACCGAGGAAAAATAAAATACTGGGAATATCAATACGGCTTAATACGCCTTCAACCCCGATACGCTCACGGATATAGTCATCTTGGTGACGGTGCATGATTTCAGTGACCATCCACAGTACTGCCAAGCCAAATAACACGCCCACATAAGGCGGCAAATGGGTAATGGTTTTAAAAATTGGCACAAATGCCAATGCACCTAAGCCCAGCAGTAACACTGTCATGCGCGTTTTTTGACTGATGCTGTCTTGGGCGTTTGATTTGATGGTAGCATGTAGGCTTTCGATACGCTGCTCTATAGGCATACTAGCCAATTCACTGTCAGATTCTTGTCCGCTTGGCAGTATAGGCGCGTTCACGGTTTGACCCTTTAGCTGCATCATCACCAAGCCCATGGGGATTAACGTACATACGATACTTGGGATAAACACATTTGCCATAATGCCCGTTGCGGTAATCTGCCCGCCAATCCATAGCATGGTGGTGGTGACATCACCCACAGGTGACCAAGCACCGCCCGCATTGGCCGCAATCACAATAAGACCGGCAAAATACCATCGCATTTTTTGGTCATCGATGATTTTTGACACCAGTGATACCATCACAATGGTGGTGGTTAAGTTGTCGAGTAACGATGAGAGAAAAAAGGTGATAATGGTAATAATGGCGAGTAGCTTACTGGCATTTTTGGTATGGATTTTATCGGTAATCACTCGAAAGCCATCATGCGCATCAATCAGCTCAACAATCGCCATCGCGCCCATCAAAAAGAACAAAATCTCGGCGATTTCTGCTAGATGCTCACGTAACTGCTCGCCGACAAAATGCAAAGAATCTTGATGATTGGCAAGACTGGCGGTCACCGAATGGTTGGCAACAAGCGTATCGATACCAAAGGTCAGCAGTACCCATAACGCAATCGCAGTCAGTAGCGCGCTGGCAGCTTTGTTGACATGGATGTTGTGCTCAAAGGCAATCGCCATATACCCTAATATAAAAATCCCTGCTATCACCACGTATAACATTATCGCTACCCCCTGTTATGCTAATACCCACATGCAAAATATCTTAACCTTAGTTGGCATTATACGGTAAAATTATCGCCAAATTCTAGCGACACGCATTTTGACTAACCTAGCTCAATTTGCACTAACCGACAACAGGACAACCCCATGACGACGTTATCAACTACGCCAACTTTAATTATCCCTGCCATTGACCTCAAAGACGGCAAATGTGTCCGCCTAAAACAAGGGCGTATGGAAGACGATACCGTATTTAGTGACGACCCTGTCGCAATGGCAAGCCGCTGGGTAAAAGAAGGTGCTCGACGCTTGCATTTGGTGGATTTAAACGGTGCTTTCGATGGCGTACCTGTGCATAAAGACGTCGTCACCGCGATTGCCAAAGCCTACCCAAATTTACCTATACAACTCGGTGGTGGTATCCGTAGCCTTGACACCATCCGTCATTATTTAGAAGCAGGCTTGACCTATATTATTATCGGTACCAAAGCGGTCGAACAACCTGAATTTGTTGAACAAGCGTGTCAGGAATTTGCCGGTCATATCATTGTGGGTATTGATGCCAAAGATGGCATGGTAGCGACACATGGCTGGGCAAATGTCACCGATGTCAAAGCAGTGGATTTGGCAAAACGCTTTGCCGATGCAGGCGTATCTTCTATCGTCTATACTGATATTGCGCGTGATGGCATGATGCAAGGCGTCAATGTCGAGCAAACGGTCAACTTGGCAAAAGAAGGCGGTATTCCGGTGATTGCCTCAGGTGGGGTGACGGACTTACAAGACATCGAAAATCTAAAACCCTACAGTGATTATCTTGAAGGTATCATTACAGGCCGTGCCATTTATGAAGGCACTCTCGATATTGCTGCGGCGCAGGCGCTTCTCGATAGCTAAATGATATTCAATTCGCTATATGACGGAAGGTCAGATTAATTCTACCTTCCGTTACTTTTTTGGTCTTAGGCAGGCTGTGCAGCCAATGGCGCTGGGTCTGTCCGCGCAT from Moraxella osloensis carries:
- a CDS encoding LytR/AlgR family response regulator transcription factor, whose translation is MRVVICDDEPLARERLTRIVREEGHEVVAQAATGIEAIAKVKETAPDVILLDIRMPEMDGIRCAKELNELKNPPAIIFVTAYDHYAIAAFKAHAIGYLLKPANKEELLQVLSRASLLSNAQLNEISRLEDPLAQSNRQHIAARTHRGVELIALQDIYYFTADQKYVQIRHKGGTVLIDETLKELEQEFGDAFFRIHRNALINVNYLEMLEAIDQGQYQVRFKGLPDQLAVSRRHLPLLRDKIQSM
- a CDS encoding histidine kinase, whose protein sequence is MRLLELLIPSAKSRASIAKTEDTSQISLKRIKEPLTSTFFLPNLSEKQTIKLWASYIAFFSLVSILTYLTFTHDISLIIRHSIETVVMTSLIVTGEMVFVANSAKKFREFNWRSKQITYYLLSTSFIIVPLLSLLGRLLLFFTLGYEVSLNALILETIANTLFTFLMIAVLLTYFEIQYQNIRRAELRTQQKLIEQNEQLKARITPHFFFNLLNTMQYLIETDPYEAERMIRHISNLYRVSFDETREIALLDEMELCESYLSIEKYRFDKKLKVTWQLPDEDLLYDMVITSLSLQMVIEKLIVLIVENSTDPIDINISIDWQNDVAKIDVEIELPTTTYQLICQDIHQKLQFNSQLAILRQYFGHEASIHFELSGHLLVTQIRYPLKDVAAF
- the argH gene encoding argininosuccinate lyase translates to MWGGRFSEATDSFVAEFTASVGFDQRFANQDIAGSIAHATMLAKAGIITEADKDQIVGGLTQIKQEIADGKFVWSVALEDVHMNVESRLTAMIGDVGKKLHTGRSRNDQVATDIRLYLRDQTDIILGLLKRLQTGLLDLASQHTDTIMPGFTHLQTAQPVSFGHHVMAWFEMLMRDSERLIDGRKRINQMPLGAAALAGTTYPIEREFTAQLLGFEGICQNSLDAVSDRDFAIEFASSASLLMMHLSRMSEEIILWMSAQFGFVVVPDRFCTGSSIMPQKKNPDVPELVRGKAARVFGDMITLLTLMKNQPLAYNKDNQEDKEPLFDVVDTVTGSLLAFADMLPNLIPNKENMRAATMKGYATATDLADYLVRKGLAFRDAHEVVGKAVALGVQKGVDLSELSLDELQGFSDLIGEDVFEYLTLEGSLNARNHIGGTAPNQVKMAIERGRQRIEQLGY
- a CDS encoding gamma-glutamylcyclotransferase family protein, whose translation is MPKLFSYGTLQQENVQLATFGRTLVGSKDQLIGYQLGEIEITDDNVLAKSGKRFHPILLKTNNPTDKVAGVIFDITDDELAQADRYEVDAYARVEGHFDSGATAWIYADASDLD
- a CDS encoding oxidative damage protection protein gives rise to the protein METYNPADHMVMCRKYKQKLPKMAKPPFPNKLGEELQNTVSAKAWNEWLEHQTMLINENHLSMIDPEAKKFITEQRNKFLDNEDYERPKGWTAKKS
- a CDS encoding AAA family ATPase, yielding MNFEVHIKNLGKVGNATIPITPLTIITGANGSGKSFFTKSLYSILTTLNKNLFRDSINQEIAVIDRLLQILTENLSRKSKTDIEEIDLLREATNEIQQRLEELNFLDLESYLLTIKKLEPNTKRLKRLLQNFEKRIKGTKTKFASIEHLLQASNQRLVSIEKKITNSPNSYYEFIISRINNELNSNFQIKSSNELISFKEDFATISIDRLFEYQINRGSNNDIDLKLDFSESIRSLNEIVFFESPAYWKVREALIYRQDVARFENYENRILTGVPKYFYDLDRLFNLNLTTTGKNEFEDLAKKIEEILQGSFKFDKGTLTYIDNITSREIPKNLISFGMTNLGMIHALLQKEIITRGSFIFIDEPESNLHPEWQILLAEILVELANNGVNVVIATHSSDMLKALEVNLKEKDLVEDKSFISTTYFTNNGGLLELDGELPIDKLNSARAELLKPYQRMNIRKQGFFDD
- the rplS gene encoding 50S ribosomal protein L19, with product MSNKHPLVQQIENSQLKQDVPSFGPGDTVVVQVKVREGDRERLQAFEGVVIAKRNRGLNSAFTVRKISSGVGVERAFQTHSPQIAKIEVKRRGDVRRAKLYYLRDRSGKSARIREKLSVRKEEAQA
- the trmD gene encoding tRNA (guanosine(37)-N1)-methyltransferase TrmD, which codes for MFFAVITILPDMFASITDFGITGRALARKQAEILLINPRDFTTDNYRRIDERPFGGGPGMVMMAEPLQKAIDYAKTQANARGKTCPVVYLSPQGKTLSESRVLDFCQYDGLILLCGRYEGIDERLLSQYVDIECSIGDYVLTGGELPAMVLMDSVIRRLPNVMGDDLSAQQDSFVDGLLDCPQYTKPTEYQGIKVPDVLLSGHHANIAKWRFIQQATRTQLRRPDLWQAFVPTKQQQKWLTEAAQSAKDSNPDSST
- the rimM gene encoding ribosome maturation factor RimM (Essential for efficient processing of 16S rRNA) — translated: MAKQPTDLHTNEANASLFKIGELKKPYGIHGWLWVFSFTEDREAIFDMQPWVINTAMGQKTLTVKNWRQQGKGYVVQLNEVPDRNIAETMFGVSLWAEKNNLSELAEDEYYWSDLIGLTVISQSENVILGRVKELFETGAHAIMVVEPTADSVDGEERLIPWHKQTIGEVNLAKQTLMVDWGSDY
- the rpsP gene encoding 30S ribosomal protein S16 is translated as MVVIRLQRGGAKKRPFYQIVVTDSRNARDGRYIENIGFFNPLAQGQEVPVRINADAYQAWINKGAQPSDRVAALFKAASKAQATA
- the nhaD gene encoding sodium:proton antiporter NhaD; the protein is MLYVVIAGIFILGYMAIAFEHNIHVNKAASALLTAIALWVLLTFGIDTLVANHSVTASLANHQDSLHFVGEQLREHLAEIAEILFFLMGAMAIVELIDAHDGFRVITDKIHTKNASKLLAIITIITFFLSSLLDNLTTTIVMVSLVSKIIDDQKMRWYFAGLIVIAANAGGAWSPVGDVTTTMLWIGGQITATGIMANVFIPSIVCTLIPMGLVMMQLKGQTVNAPILPSGQESDSELASMPIEQRIESLHATIKSNAQDSISQKTRMTVLLLGLGALAFVPIFKTITHLPPYVGVLFGLAVLWMVTEIMHRHQDDYIRERIGVEGVLSRIDIPSILFFLGILLAVAALATAGILGDVAKWLDATFGNVYVINVMIGLLSSIVDNVPLVAGAMNMYPLTTDASIAQAAASEAARLELFRQDGMFWEFLAYCAGTGGSCLIIGSAAGVAAMGMEKIPFMWYMKKITWLALIGYLVGAGVYVLIETMIR
- the hisA gene encoding 1-(5-phosphoribosyl)-5-[(5-phosphoribosylamino)methylideneamino]imidazole-4-carboxamide isomerase — translated: MTTLSTTPTLIIPAIDLKDGKCVRLKQGRMEDDTVFSDDPVAMASRWVKEGARRLHLVDLNGAFDGVPVHKDVVTAIAKAYPNLPIQLGGGIRSLDTIRHYLEAGLTYIIIGTKAVEQPEFVEQACQEFAGHIIVGIDAKDGMVATHGWANVTDVKAVDLAKRFADAGVSSIVYTDIARDGMMQGVNVEQTVNLAKEGGIPVIASGGVTDLQDIENLKPYSDYLEGIITGRAIYEGTLDIAAAQALLDS